From the Pomacea canaliculata isolate SZHN2017 linkage group LG14, ASM307304v1, whole genome shotgun sequence genome, one window contains:
- the LOC112555751 gene encoding ovalbumin-like, which yields MTSRQTLTLRMADAVYYDAQKAVVMDSYASSMSQYYEKGLKPFQRPNPEQAVNTWVEEVTEGAITNFLQPGAITADTVLMLLNALFFEASWQTMFEARGTRSATFTTLSGAVKHVPMMTNEGEFSVKTLPELDARVLELPYKGRRYSFFIILPKTKNGLTHLEGLLDGQILENVVAAMPRANHFEVYVPKFTLRTHKGLKEPLQALGLKSMFEMSANFTGMARVSGEKVCWSQMYSMRP from the exons ATGACGTCACGTCAAACGTTGACACTGCGCATGGCTGACGCCGTGTACTACGACGCACAGAAGGCTGTCGTCATGGACAG CTACGCTTCTAGCATGAGTCAGTACTACGAGAAAGGACTGAAGCCCTTCCAGAGACCAAACCCAGAGCAGGCCGTCAACACCTGGGTGGAGGAGGTGACAGAGGGTGCTATCACCAACTTCCTGCAGCCTGGCGCCATCACAGCTGATACTGTGCTCATGCTTCTCAACGCGCTATTCTTCGAG GCGTCGTGGCAAACCATGTTCGAGGCTCGAGGTACCCGCAGTGCTACCTTCACCACCCTGTCGGGTGCAGTGAAACACGTGCCCATGATGACCAATGAGGGCGAGTTCTCTGTGAAGACTCTTCCGGAACTGGACGCTCGCGTGCTGGAACTGCCGTACAAGGGACGACGCTACAGTTTCTTCATCATCCTTCCCAAAACCAAGAATGGACTGACCCACCTGGAGGGCCTGCTGGATGGCCAG ATTCTAGAGAATGTTGTAGCCGCTATGCCACGCGCCAACCACTTCGAGGTTTACGTGCCCAAATTCACACTGCGCACGCATAAGGGGTTAAAAGAACCCCTACAGGCCCTGGGGCTCAAGTCCATGTTCGAGATGTCGGCCAACTTCACTGGCATGGCGCGTGTTTCAGGGGAAAAGGTCTGCTGGTCACAGATGTACAGCATGAGGCCATGA
- the LOC112555750 gene encoding vegetative cell wall protein gp1-like, translating into MSVVWVVAAVLFMVPLLQCDQLEKKDEESIGNESKPSEDLDLSIVPSSLPPSLTQPLVPPPSTSPSPPPTTPSEDLDLSTVPPSLPPPSTQPLVPTPSPSSSSPTATTSEDLDLSTVPPSLPPSSTQPLVTSPSQSPLPPTTLTSEDFDLSTTPPSLLQPSTQHLLPPPPSPPPPPTTTSEDLDLSTVPPSHPQPSTQPLVSPHSPSPSPPPTTSEDLDLRTVPPSLPLPSTEHLLPVSFLSPPPPPQPPPPLPPRDIRRGVQENATKPQKNCKDPDTEVVEDLQTNLKEEKQENDFVQDYVYEDKNIYE; encoded by the exons ATGAGCGTGGTCTGGGTCGTGGCAGCTGTTCTTTTCATGGTTCCCTTACTACAATGCG atcAG CTcgaaaaaaaggatgaagagAGCATAGGAAACGAGTCAAAACCTTCTGAGGACCTTGACTTGAGTATCGTACCATCCTCTCTCCCACCATCTTTAACACAACCTCTGGTACCCCCTCCATCTACATCACCCTCGCCGCCGCCAACAACACCTTCTGAGGACCTTGACTTGAGTACTGTACCACCTTCTCTCCCACCACCCTCAACACAACCTCTGGTACCCACTCCTTCTCCATCATCCTCGTCGCCGACAGCAACAACTTCTGAGGACCTTGACTTGAGTACTGTACCACCCTCTCTCCCACCATCTTCAACACAACCTCTGGTAACCTCTCCTTCTCAATCACCTTTGCCGCCGACAACATTAACTTCTGAGGACTTTGACTTGAGTACTACACCACCCTCCCTCCTACAACCTTCAACACAACATCTGCTGCCCCCTCCTCcatcaccgccaccaccaccgacaacaACTTCAGAGGACCTTGACTTGAGTACTGTGCCACCCTCCCACCCACAACCTTCGACACAACCTCTTGTATCCCCTCATTCTCCATCACCGTCACCACCGCCAACAACTTCTGAGGACCTTGACCTGAGAACTGTACCACCCTCCCTTCCACTGCCTTCAACAGAACATTTGCTGCCCGTTTCTTTTCTGTCACCGCCACCGCCGCCGCAGCCTCCGCCGCCACTACCACCACGAGACATTAGAAGAGGAGTCCAGGAGAATGCTACTAAACCTCAAAAAAATTGCAAGGACCCTGACACAGAAGTTGTGGAAGATCTTCAAACGAACTTGAAGGAAGAGAAgcaagaaaatgattttgttcagGATTATGTATACGAAGACAAGAACATatacgaatag
- the LOC112555528 gene encoding serpin B3-like: MLFVYLVHHIVCLFQTVLSVGRQQGVHQTLHNAIASLPTGLDPDTNLTLRVANAVYYNQSRITVLPGFSQNIQRLYGRALKPLEQPNPEAAINSWVEEVTDGMIQNLLPPGHITNSNTVLMLLNAVFFEGFWVNQFSTSHTSESDFTTATGSVVRVPMMYQSDAVISFNNIEALNAQVIELPYTGDRFSLFLIMPNTWDGLMNLERRLDGQMLNRILNNMRPTVSADLHLPKFRLSTGKELNDHLMSMGLRTALSRRADFRRMSLRPLYISKVIHKAIIEVTETGSRAAAVTSVGITLYSRPLNTVHVNKPFVFILRDKTSGLNFFMGRVTDPSHE; this comes from the exons ATGTTGTTTGTATATCTTGTCCATCATATCGTCTGCTTATTTCAGACAGTGCTGTCCGTGGGGCGGCAGCAAGGTGTTCATCAGACACTGCACAATGCCATTGCCTCGCTTCCGACTGGTCTTGACCCTGACACCAACCTGACCTTACGTGTTGCCAACGCCGTGTACTACAACCAGTCCCGGATCACGGTGTTACCTGG ATTCTCACAGAACATCCAGAGGCTCTACGGGAGAGCACTTAAGCCTTTAGAACAGCCGAACCCCGAGGCAGCCATTAACTCTTGGGTGGAGGAAGTGACGGATGGAATGATCCAGAACCTCCTGCCACCTGGTCACATCACCAACTCCAACACCGTCCTCATGCTTCTCAATGCAGTCTTTTTCGAG GGGTTCTGGGTAAATCAGTTCTCCACAAGTCACACAAGTGAATCTGACTTTACCACGGCGACAGGAAGTGTGGTGCGAGTTCCCATGATGTATCAGAGTGACGCTGTTATCAGTTTTAACAACATCGAAGCTTTGAACGCACAGGTGATTGAGCTGCCTTACACGGGAGACCGATTCAGCCTCTTTTTGATCATGCCCAACACCTGGGATGGTTTGATGAACCTGGAGAGACGCCTGGACGGTCAG ATGCTAAACAGAATACTGAACAACATGCGCCCCACTGTAAGTGCCGACCTCCACCTGCCAAAATTTCGTCTGAGTACCGGGAAGGAACTCAATGACCATCTCATGTCCATGGGTCTGCGGACGGCGTTGTCGCGAAGAGCGGACTTCCGGCGAATGTCGCTTCGTCCACTTTACATCAGCAAAGTTATTCACAAGGCTATCATAGAG GTGACTGAGACTGGCAGCAGGGCGGCAGCTGTGACATCAGTCGGAATCACCCTTTATTCACGTCCTCTGAACACTGTCCATGTGAACAAGCCCTTCGTGTTCATCCTGCGCGATAAGACTTCAGGGCTCAACTTCTTCATGGGCAGAGTTACCGACCCTTCACATGAGTAA
- the LOC112555742 gene encoding serine protease inhibitor 2.1-like isoform X1, whose translation MGVVKVMATVLLLAVLLHSGCQVTSSRDSSRHRTRASSLSQSVTSFGASLYRQLTSGNFDNLIFSPFSVFVAFTMTLLGAAGTTKREIMTVLSVGGQQGVHQTLHNAIASFPTSDPNTNLTLRVANAAYYNQSRITVLPGFSRNILRYYGGALKPFEQSNPEAAINSWVEEVTDGMIQNFLPPGHFINSDTVLMLLNAVFFQGFWENEFSANRTSESDFTTATGTVVQVPMMQRPEGSINVKNIQALNAQVIELPYKGNRFSLFVIMPNTWDGLMNLERRLDGQMLNRVLNEMPSTISAELLLPKFRLSTGKELNDHLKSMGLRTAFSDRADFRRIATGPLYISKVIHKAIIEVTETGSRAAAVTSVILLAAAIPPITVHVNKPFVFILRDKTSGLNLFMGRVTDPSQE comes from the exons ATGGGCGTGGTCAAAGTCATGGCAACTGTTCTTCTGCTGGCTGTCCTACTACACTCAG GCTGTCAGGTGACTTCCTCTCGTGATAGTAGTAGACACAGGACCCGAGCATCTTCCCTCTCTCAGTCTGTGACGTCATTCGGAGCCTCGCTTTATCGCCAGTTGACATCCGGGAACTTTGACAACCtcatcttctctcctttcagTGTCTTCGTGGCTTTCACAATGACTTTGTTAGGAGCCGCCGGCACCACAAAGCGAGAAATCATG ACAGTTCTGTCCGTGGGGGGGCAGCAAGGTGTTCATCAGACCCTGCACAATGCCATTGCCTCGTTTCCGACTTCCGACCCTAACACCAACCTGACCTTACGTGTTGCCAACGCCGCCTACTACAACCAGTCCCGGATCACGGTGTTACCTgg ATTCTCACGGAACATCCTGAGGTACTATGGAGGAGCACTGAAGCCTTTCGAACAGTCAAACCCCGAGGCCGCCATTAACTCTTGGGTGGAGGAAGTGACGGATGGAATGATCCAGAACTTCCTGCCTCCTGGTCACTTCATCAACTCCGACACCGTCCTCATGCTTCTCAACGCAGTCTTTTTCCAG GGGTTCTGGGAAAACGAGTTCTCCGCGAATCGCACAAGTGAATCTGACTTTACCACGGCGACAGGAACTGTGGTGCAAGTTCCCATGATGCAGCGGCCAGAGGGTTCTATCAATGTTAAGAACATCCAGGCTTTGAACGCACAGGTGATTGAGCTGCCTTACAAGGGAAACCGATTCAGCCTCTTTGTGATCATGCCCAACACCTGGGATGGTTTGATGAACCTGGAGAGACGATTGGACGGTCAG ATGCTCAACCGTGTCCTGAACGAAATGCCATCAACTATTAGTGCTGAGCTCTTACTGCCAAAATTTCGTCTGAGTACCGGGAAGGAGCTCAATGACCATCTCAAGTCCATGGGTCTGCGGACTGCGTTCTCGGACAGAGCGGACTTCCGGCGAATAGCGACTGGTCCACTTTACATCAGCAAAGTTATTCACAAAGCTATCATAGAG GTGACTGAGACTGGCAGCAGGGCGGCAGCTGTGACATCAGTCATACTCCTCGCCGCGGCAATTCCTCCGATCACTGTCCATGTGAACAAGCCCTTCGTGTTCATCCTGCGAGATAAGACTTCAGGGCTCAACCTCTTCATGGGCAGAGTTACCGACCCTTCACAGGAGTAA
- the LOC112555742 gene encoding serpin B3-like isoform X2: MTLLGANGNSKRELMTVLSVGPQQCVHQTLHNAIASLPTGLDPETNLTLRVANAAYYNPSRITVLPGFSRNIQRLYGRALKPFEDPNPEAAINSWVEEVTDGMIQNFLPPGHINSDTSLMLLNAVFFEGFWENEFSTGESDFTTATGTVVRVPMMQRLDGSISFKNIQALNAQVIELPYKGDRFSLFVIMPNTWDGLMNLERRLDGQMLNRILNEMPPTVSAQLFLPKFRLSTGKQLNDHLKAMGLRTAFSRRADFRRVSLRPLYISKVIHKAIIEVTETGSRAAAVTSVILLAAAIPPITVHVNKPFVFILRDKTSGLNLFMGRVTDPSQE; this comes from the exons ATGACTTTGTTAGGAGCCAACGGCAACTCAAAGCGAGAACTCATG ACAGTTCTGTCCGTGGGGCCGCAGCAATGTGTTCATCAGACACTGCACAATGCCATTGCCTCGCTTCCGACTGGTCTTGACCCTGAGACCAACCTGACCTTACGTGTTGCCAACGCCGCGTACTACAACCCGTCCCGGATCACGGTGTTACCTGG ATTCTCACGGAACATCCAGAGGCTCTACGGGAGAGCACTGAAGCCTTTCGAAGATCCAAACCCCGAGGCCGCCATTAACTCTTGGGTGGAGGAAGTGACGGATGGAATGATCCAGAACTTCCTGCCACCTGGTCACATCAACTCCGACACCTCCCTCATGCTGCTCAATGCAGTCTTCTTTGAG GGGTTCTGGGAAAACGAGTTCTCCACAGGTGAATCTGACTTTACCACGGCGACAGGAACTGTGGTGCGAGTTCCCATGATGCAGCGGCTAGATGGTTctatcagttttaaaaacatccAGGCTTTGAACGCACAGGTGATTGAGCTGCCTTACAAGGGAGACAGATTCAGCCTCTTTGTGATCATGCCCAACACCTGGGATGGTTTGATGAACCTGGAGAGACGCCTGGACGGTCAG ATGCTAAACAGAATACTGAACGAGATGCCCCCAACTGTTAGTGCCCAGCTCTTTCTGCCAAAATTTCGTCTGAGTACCGGGAAGCAACTCAATGACCATCTGAAGGCCATGGGTCTGAGGACTGCGTTCTCGCGGAGAGCGGACTTCCGGCGAGTGTCGCTTCGTCCCCTTTACATCAGCAAAGTTATTCACAAGGCTATCATAGAG GTGACTGAGACTGGCAGCAGGGCGGCAGCTGTGACATCAGTCATACTCCTCGCCGCGGCAATTCCTCCGATCACTGTCCATGTGAACAAGCCCTTCGTGTTCATCCTGCGAGATAAGACTTCAGGGCTCAACCTCTTCATGGGCAGAGTTACCGACCCTTCACAGGAGTAA
- the LOC112555755 gene encoding serine protease inhibitor 2.1-like, translating into MGLRTAFSRRADFRRISLRPLSISKVIHKAIIEVTETGSRAAAVTSVELVLLSLPVQVNVNKPFVFILRDKTSGLNLFMGRVTDPSQE; encoded by the exons ATGGGTCTGAGGACTGCGTTCTCGCGGAGAGCGGACTTCCGGCGAATATCGCTTCGTCCCCTTTCCATCAGCAAAGTTATTCACAAAGCTATCATAGAG GTGACTGAGACTGGCAGCAGGGCGGCAGCTGTGACATCAGTTGAACTCGTCCTCTTGTCACTTCCTGTCCAGGTGAACGTGAACAAGCCCTTCGTGTTCATCCTGCGCGATAAGACTTCAGGGCTCAACCTCTTCATGGGCAGAGTTACCGACCCTTCACAGGAGTAA
- the LOC112555748 gene encoding serine protease inhibitor 2.1-like, which translates to MTLLGANGTTKRELMTVLSVGPQQGVHQTLHNAITSLPTGLDPDTNLTLRVANAVYYNQSRITVLPGFSQNIQRLYGGALKPFEDPNPEAAINSWVEEVTDGMIQNLLPPGHFTTSDTVLMLLNAVFFEGFWENQFSTRLTSESNFTTATGSVVRVPMMHRSHASISFKNIQALNAQVIELPYKGNRFSLFLVMPNTWDGLMNLERRLDGQMLNRILNEMPPTVRTELFLPKFRLSTGKELNDHLKSMGLRTAFSLRADFRRMSTTPLFISKVIHKAIIEVTESGSRAAAVTSVELSPRSSPRNTVHVNKPFVFILRDKTSGLNFFMGRVTDPSQE; encoded by the exons ATGACTTTGTTAGGAGCCAACGGCACCACAAAGCGAGAACTAATG ACAGTGCTGTCCGTGGGGCCGCAGCAAGGTGTTCATCAGACACTGCACAATGCCATTACCTCGCTTCCGACTGGTCTTGACCCTGACACCAACCTGACCTTACGTGTTGCCAACGCCGTGTACTACAACCAGTCCCGGATCACGGTGTTACCTGg ATTCTCACAGAACATCCAGAGGCTGTACGGGGGAGCACTTAAGCCTTTCGAAGATCCAAACCCCGAGGCCGCCATTAACTCTTGGGTGGAGGAAGTGACGGATGGAATGATCCAGAACCTCCTGCCACCTGGTCACTTCACCACCTCCGACACCGTCCTCATGCTTCTCAATGCAGTCTTTTTCGAG GGGTTCTGGGAAAACCAGTTCTCCACGAGGCTCACAAGTGAATCTAACTTTACCACGGCGACAGGAAGTGTGGTGCGAGTTCCCATGATGCATCGGTCGCACGCTTctatcagttttaaaaacatccAGGCTTTGAACGCTCAGGTGATTGAGCTGCCTTACAAGGGAAACCGATTCAGCCTCTTTTTGGTCATGCCCAACACCTGGGATGGTTTGATGAACCTGGAGAGACGCTTGGACGGTCAG ATGCTCAACCGTATCCTGAACGAAATGCCCCCAACTGTTAGGACCGAACTCTTTCTGCCAAAATTTCGTCTGAGTACCGGGAAGGAGCTGAATGACCATCTCAAGTCCATGGGTCTACGGACTGCGTTCTCGCTGAGAGCGGACTTCCGGCGAATGTCCACTACTCCCCTTTTCATCAGCAAAGTTATTCACAAAGCTATCATAGAG GTGACTGAGTCTGGCAGCAGGGCGGCAGCTGTGACATCAGTCGAACTCTCCCCCCGTTCAAGTCCGCGGAACACTGTCCATGTGAACAAGCCCTTCGTGTTCATCCTGCGCGATAAGACTTCAGGGCTCAACTTCTTCATGGGCAGAGTTACCGACCCTTCACAGGAGTAA